The Coriobacteriia bacterium region CGGAGCATAAACCCTCACGTAACGTGAGGGTCAAGCCCTCCGACAGATTATCTTCGGTCGGCTCGCTGAAGCGATACGATGGGCGGGGTCATGCATCGTCCGAGGAGGCGCTCATGGGGGCAAGCGGATGGCGTACGAAGCGGGGGCGCAAGGCGCTCGCCGCGGTGGTCTACTCGGTGCTCGGCCGCGGGCTGGTGGCCTGCGCGAGGCTCGATCCGCGGGTGCGGGACGAGGTGCGCACATGGCCGGACGGTGCCGTGGTGACGCTCAGGATCGCGCCGTTCGGCCCGCAGGTCTCGTGGCGCACCGCAGGCGGGGTGCTGTCGTACCTCGGCGGTGCCGAAGTGACGTCGGATCTCCTCGTGACTTTCAAGAGCGTCGATGACGCGGTGCCGCTGCTCCTCGGCATGAAGGCGGTGCTGGGCTCGTTCGCCGAGCATCGGGCGACCGTTCGCGGTGACCTCGCCGCGGCGATGTCGCTCGTGCGCTGTCTGCACATCGTGGAGGGCTACCTGTTCCCGGACGTGATGACGCGTCGCATCCTGCCGCACCCCGCCAAACGACACGTGAGTCACGCGAAGGCCTACCTCTTCCTCGTCTTCCGCACCGCGTCACTGGAAGGAGCCACCTCGTGATCCCCGACTACTACGAGTTCTGCAACTCGGCAAAGATCGTCTCCGGCAGCAAGGCGCTCGAGCACATCGGCTACGAGCTCGCCGCGCTCGGCGCCAGCAAGCCGCTCGTGCTCACCAACAAGCAGCTGCTCGAGCTCAAGGTCGCCACCGTGGTGCTCGACGCGCTCAAAGACACCGAGGCCGAGGTGGTCGCCGTCTACGACGACGTGCCGGTGGACAGCTCGGTTGCGGTCGTGAACGATGTGGCCCGCGTGTACCGGGAGACGGGCGCGGACGCGATCGTGGCCGTGGGCGGTGGCTCGGTGCTCGACACTGCCAAGGGCGCGACGATCGTCCTCACGCACGGCGCCGAGGACCTCATGGACTACCGCGGAGCCGAGAGCCTGATGGGCCGGCGTGCAATCGCGTTCATCGCGATTCCCACCACGGCCGGGACCGGCTCGGAGGTCACCTCGGCGGCGGTCATCAAGGATACCGAGCGGCACGTGAAGATGGGCTTCACCTCGCTTTCGCTTCTGCCGGATGTGGCCATTCTCGACCCGCGGATGACGACCGGCCTGCCACTTCGGCTCACCGCATCCACTGCGATGGACGCGCTCACGCACGCCGTGGAGTCGTTCAGCTGCGTGCAGGCCAACCCACTCTCCGACGGCTACTCCCGTGCGGCGATCGATCTCATCCGCGAGTACCTGCCGAAGGTGATGACTGACTCGAAGGACCCCAAGGTGCGCCTTGCGCTCGCCAACGCGGCGTTGCTCGCCGGTGCGGCGTTCAGCAACGCGATGGTGGGCATCGTGCACGCGATCGGGCACGCTACCGGCGGAGTGGCCGGCGTACCCCATGGCGACGCGATGGCGATCCTGCTGCCGCACGGCATGGAGTTCAATCTCGGCTGCGCGGGCGACCGCTACGGCGAGCTGCTCCTCAATCTTGCGGGCGCCGAGGTGTATGCATCCACGCCGCGCGAGGAGCGTCCGGCTGCGGCGATCGAGGCGGTGCGCGCGATGATGCGCGCGCACCACGAGCAGGCCGGGCTGCCCCTGACGCTGACCGAAGCCGGCGTGCTGCCCGAGCAGGTCCCGGATATCGCGAAGGCTGCGCTCAACGACGGCGCCATGTCGATGAACCCGAAGCAGCCCACCTACGAAGAAGTCGTGGAGATCCTGAAGGCCGCGCTGTGAGCACGGCGGACGCTTCCGGCGTCTGCGGCTGGATGGGTCGCGTGCTGCGCATCGACCTCACCTCGCGCGAGGTGAGCGACTACCCGTGGAGTGCCGATGACCGCCGCACCTGGCTCGGCGGCAAGTCGATGGCGGCGCGCATTCTTGCGGACGTGCTCACTGCGGAGACGGACCCGCTCGGGCCGGAGAACGTCATGGTGATCGCCACCGGGCCGCTCACCGGCACGGGCGCGCCGTCGAGTGCGCGGTTCGACATCTCGGCACGCTCGCCGCTCACGGGGCTGATTGCCTCGTCCAACTGCGGCGGGCCGTTCGGGACGTACCTCAAGAAGGCGGGCGTCGATGCGCTCGTGATCGAAGGCACCGCGGGCTCGCCGGTCTGGCTCGAGGTCAGCGAGGCGGGCGTGGTATTCCACGATGCGGACGGCATCTGGGGGATGCGCACCACCGAGGCGCAGGAGGCGATGGCATCGGCAATCGATGCGCGCTGCGGAACGATGGTGATCGGACCTGCGGGAGAGAACCGGGTGCTCTACGCGAGCGTGCTCTCGGGTGAGCGGGCAGCGGGTCGCGCAGGGATGGGAGCGGTGCTCGGCGCGAAGAACGTGAAGGGCATCGCGGCGTGGGGCGAGCGCACGGTCGAGGTCGCACATCCCGAGAAGTACCGGCAGCACCTCAAGAAGTGGATCGCTTCGCTCAAGAGCCACCCGATCGCGGGTGGGTCGCTCCCGGCACTCGGCACAGCCGGCTTCCTCGAGCCGATGCAGGAACTCGGCATCGTGG contains the following coding sequences:
- a CDS encoding iron-containing alcohol dehydrogenase; translated protein: MIPDYYEFCNSAKIVSGSKALEHIGYELAALGASKPLVLTNKQLLELKVATVVLDALKDTEAEVVAVYDDVPVDSSVAVVNDVARVYRETGADAIVAVGGGSVLDTAKGATIVLTHGAEDLMDYRGAESLMGRRAIAFIAIPTTAGTGSEVTSAAVIKDTERHVKMGFTSLSLLPDVAILDPRMTTGLPLRLTASTAMDALTHAVESFSCVQANPLSDGYSRAAIDLIREYLPKVMTDSKDPKVRLALANAALLAGAAFSNAMVGIVHAIGHATGGVAGVPHGDAMAILLPHGMEFNLGCAGDRYGELLLNLAGAEVYASTPREERPAAAIEAVRAMMRAHHEQAGLPLTLTEAGVLPEQVPDIAKAALNDGAMSMNPKQPTYEEVVEILKAAL